From a region of the Salvelinus alpinus chromosome 2, SLU_Salpinus.1, whole genome shotgun sequence genome:
- the vasna gene encoding vasorin a isoform X2, translating into MVPFLLLLISSSSSVLSSDCPEDCSCQAQGPIFCIQRRSTVVPRGLPSSVKHLYVFQNGISTLAQDDFTGLGKLEMLDLSQNKLTEVPDGVFETLSSLRNLDLSANYITHISKDSFSGLVQLERLYLHGNRIKSIQSEAFEVLEDLLELKLQGNQLTGLPMLRLPRLLLLDLSFNSLPMLGRQDLQTPHLESLKVAALGLTTLDSDLMDSLGNLHDLDVSQNQLEGMPEALKATRGLIRLSLAANPIGELRNEDFQSLVGLQELDISGLNLQGLPQGFFQLFPRLGHLTAAENPFNCLCPLAWFPGWLKEKNVDLGRTEETRCHFPPVNAGKVLAELDHPDFGCPPTTTVMTNALGEGSTSAPPIPTTSPGNTHTNAIPPPPPFPSDEPSSTETDIESRPPPPASPTSTFRDQGDEGHICPPNICLNGGTCRFDPLGQLGCLCPRGTLGLYCENLESSNHNQPSLQTSAPEVLASMVAPIVTSDPNDISSRQVTSTSILLDLHRFLETRPHIRGIKLTYRNLSGPDRRPMSLSVPASYPEYTLRGLRPNCTYSVCASPLAERVNGGGGGGGSPTEGGSCMEARTEGGPQASSLEPQVDDQSQLTYTLIPALAALALVTGVAVVAILVLFLRRRRAHLALEGGEMGSMELEGLKGCLENGMGNGGTLPHKGADISPCHTSTPTQPQNGGSSHPLPQNGGLEYEAPLMKGQGHCPSNNNVASLKPSYF; encoded by the exons ATGgtgcccttcctcctcctcctcatctcctcctcttcctctgttctctccagtgaCTGTCCAGAGGATTGCTCCTGTCAGGCCCAGGGTCCCATCTTCTGCATCCAGCGTCGTTCCACGGTCGTCCCCCGCGGCCTCCCTTCCTCTGTGAAACATCTCTACGTCTTCCAGAACGGCATCAGTACTTTAGCCCAGGATGACTTCACAG gCCTGGGGAAACTGGAGATGCTGGACCTGTCCCAGAATAAACTCACGGAGGTCCCGGATGGGGTCTTTGAAACGCTATCTTCGCTGAGGAATCTCGATTTGTCCGCAAACTACATTACCCACATCTCCAAGGATAGCTTCTCCGGATTGGTGCAACTCGAGAGGCTGTATCTCCACGGCAACCGCATCAAGAGCATCCAATCGGAGGCCTTCGAGGTTCTGGAGGATCTTCTGGAACTGAAGCTCCAGGGGAACCAGTTGACCGGTCTCCCAATGCTCCGTCTCCCCAGGCTTCTCCTCCTTGATCTCAGCTTCAACTCTCTCCCGATGCTAGGTCGCCAAGACCTCCAGACCCCCCACCTCGAGTCACTCAAAGTGGCTGCGTTGGGGCTCACCACCCTGGACTCGGATCTGATGGACTCCCTGGGGAACCTCCATGACCTTGATGTGTCCCAGAACCAGCTGGAGGGGATGCCTGAAGCATTGAAGGCCACCCGGGGGCTGATCAGGCTCAGCCTGGCTGCCAACCCCATTGGGGAGCTCCGGAATGAGGACTTCCAG AGTCTGGTGGGTCTCCAGGAGCTGGATATCAGTGGGCTGAACCTCCAGGGCTTGCCCCAGGGTTTCTTCCAGCTCTTCCCCAGGCTGGGGCACCTCACGGCGGCCGAGAATCCCTTCAactgtctctgtcctctggcCTGGTTCCCTGGCTGGCTGAAAGAGAAGAATGTGGATCTGGGACGTACAGAGGAGACAAGGTGCCATTTCCCACCAGTGAATGCTGGCAAG gtgcTGGCGGAGCTGGACCATCCAGATTTCGGCTGTCCACCTACGACCACTGTCATGACGAATGCCCTAGGGGAGGGGAGTACTTCCGCACCCCCCATTCCGACTACATCCCCTGGAAACACACATACCAACGCCATCCCCCCACCTCCGCCATTCCCTAGTGATGAACCATCCTCAACGGAGACAGACATTGAGAGTCGTCCCCCTCCTCCAGCTTCTCCGACTTCCACTTTCAGGGACCAGGGGGATGAGGGCCACATCTGCCCGCCGAACATCTGCCTCAATGGGGGTACGTGCCGCTTCGATCCTCTGGGACAGCTTGGATGTCTCTGTCCCCGCGGAACTCTGGGCCTGTACTGCGAGAACCTGGAGTCGTCTAACCACAACCAGCCATCTCTCCAAACTTCCGCCCCAGAGGTTTTGGCATCCATGGTCGCCCCCATTGTAACCTCTGATCCCAATGACATCAGTTCCCGTCAGGTGACCTCCACGTCCATCCTCCTCGACCTGCACCGTTTCCTCGAGACGAGGCCGCACATCCGCGGGATTAAGCTGACCTACCGGAACCTCTCAGGGCCCGACCGGCGCCCCATGTCCCTCAGCGTCCCCGCCTCGTACCCAGAATACACCCTCCGAGGGCTCCGGCCCAACTGTACCTACTCTGTGTGCGCCAGCCCCCTGGCAGAGAGGGTGAACGGGGGTGGAGGCGGTGGAGGTAGCCCTACCGAGGGAGGGTCTTGTATGGAGGCTCGTACCGAGGGAGGTCCCCAAGCTTCGTCCTTGGAGCCCCAGGTGGATGATCAGAGCCAGCTCACCTACACCCTCATCCCAGCCTTGGCTGCTCTCGCCCTGGTCACGGGGGTGGCGGTGGTGGCCATCCTGGTTCTTTTCCTCCGGAGGAGACGGGCTCACTTGGCACTGGAAGGGGGTGAGATGGGATCAATGGAACTGGAGGGCCTTAAAGGTTGTCTGGAGAACGGCATGGGGAACGGGGGCACCCTTCCCCACAAGGGAGCGGATATCTCCCCCTGTCACACCTCCACCCCGACCCAGCCACAAAATGGCGGATCGTCACATCCCCTTCCACAAAATGGTGGTTTAGAATATGAGGCCCCCCTCATGAAGGGACAGGGGCACTGTCCATCGAATAATAATGTGGCATCCTTGAAGCCATCGTATTTCTAG
- the vasna gene encoding vasorin a isoform X1, whose product MPPPLLSDSEGLHKDSTTMVPFLLLLISSSSSVLSSDCPEDCSCQAQGPIFCIQRRSTVVPRGLPSSVKHLYVFQNGISTLAQDDFTGLGKLEMLDLSQNKLTEVPDGVFETLSSLRNLDLSANYITHISKDSFSGLVQLERLYLHGNRIKSIQSEAFEVLEDLLELKLQGNQLTGLPMLRLPRLLLLDLSFNSLPMLGRQDLQTPHLESLKVAALGLTTLDSDLMDSLGNLHDLDVSQNQLEGMPEALKATRGLIRLSLAANPIGELRNEDFQSLVGLQELDISGLNLQGLPQGFFQLFPRLGHLTAAENPFNCLCPLAWFPGWLKEKNVDLGRTEETRCHFPPVNAGKVLAELDHPDFGCPPTTTVMTNALGEGSTSAPPIPTTSPGNTHTNAIPPPPPFPSDEPSSTETDIESRPPPPASPTSTFRDQGDEGHICPPNICLNGGTCRFDPLGQLGCLCPRGTLGLYCENLESSNHNQPSLQTSAPEVLASMVAPIVTSDPNDISSRQVTSTSILLDLHRFLETRPHIRGIKLTYRNLSGPDRRPMSLSVPASYPEYTLRGLRPNCTYSVCASPLAERVNGGGGGGGSPTEGGSCMEARTEGGPQASSLEPQVDDQSQLTYTLIPALAALALVTGVAVVAILVLFLRRRRAHLALEGGEMGSMELEGLKGCLENGMGNGGTLPHKGADISPCHTSTPTQPQNGGSSHPLPQNGGLEYEAPLMKGQGHCPSNNNVASLKPSYF is encoded by the exons ATTACACAAGGACTCCACCACCATGgtgcccttcctcctcctcctcatctcctcctcttcctctgttctctccagtgaCTGTCCAGAGGATTGCTCCTGTCAGGCCCAGGGTCCCATCTTCTGCATCCAGCGTCGTTCCACGGTCGTCCCCCGCGGCCTCCCTTCCTCTGTGAAACATCTCTACGTCTTCCAGAACGGCATCAGTACTTTAGCCCAGGATGACTTCACAG gCCTGGGGAAACTGGAGATGCTGGACCTGTCCCAGAATAAACTCACGGAGGTCCCGGATGGGGTCTTTGAAACGCTATCTTCGCTGAGGAATCTCGATTTGTCCGCAAACTACATTACCCACATCTCCAAGGATAGCTTCTCCGGATTGGTGCAACTCGAGAGGCTGTATCTCCACGGCAACCGCATCAAGAGCATCCAATCGGAGGCCTTCGAGGTTCTGGAGGATCTTCTGGAACTGAAGCTCCAGGGGAACCAGTTGACCGGTCTCCCAATGCTCCGTCTCCCCAGGCTTCTCCTCCTTGATCTCAGCTTCAACTCTCTCCCGATGCTAGGTCGCCAAGACCTCCAGACCCCCCACCTCGAGTCACTCAAAGTGGCTGCGTTGGGGCTCACCACCCTGGACTCGGATCTGATGGACTCCCTGGGGAACCTCCATGACCTTGATGTGTCCCAGAACCAGCTGGAGGGGATGCCTGAAGCATTGAAGGCCACCCGGGGGCTGATCAGGCTCAGCCTGGCTGCCAACCCCATTGGGGAGCTCCGGAATGAGGACTTCCAG AGTCTGGTGGGTCTCCAGGAGCTGGATATCAGTGGGCTGAACCTCCAGGGCTTGCCCCAGGGTTTCTTCCAGCTCTTCCCCAGGCTGGGGCACCTCACGGCGGCCGAGAATCCCTTCAactgtctctgtcctctggcCTGGTTCCCTGGCTGGCTGAAAGAGAAGAATGTGGATCTGGGACGTACAGAGGAGACAAGGTGCCATTTCCCACCAGTGAATGCTGGCAAG gtgcTGGCGGAGCTGGACCATCCAGATTTCGGCTGTCCACCTACGACCACTGTCATGACGAATGCCCTAGGGGAGGGGAGTACTTCCGCACCCCCCATTCCGACTACATCCCCTGGAAACACACATACCAACGCCATCCCCCCACCTCCGCCATTCCCTAGTGATGAACCATCCTCAACGGAGACAGACATTGAGAGTCGTCCCCCTCCTCCAGCTTCTCCGACTTCCACTTTCAGGGACCAGGGGGATGAGGGCCACATCTGCCCGCCGAACATCTGCCTCAATGGGGGTACGTGCCGCTTCGATCCTCTGGGACAGCTTGGATGTCTCTGTCCCCGCGGAACTCTGGGCCTGTACTGCGAGAACCTGGAGTCGTCTAACCACAACCAGCCATCTCTCCAAACTTCCGCCCCAGAGGTTTTGGCATCCATGGTCGCCCCCATTGTAACCTCTGATCCCAATGACATCAGTTCCCGTCAGGTGACCTCCACGTCCATCCTCCTCGACCTGCACCGTTTCCTCGAGACGAGGCCGCACATCCGCGGGATTAAGCTGACCTACCGGAACCTCTCAGGGCCCGACCGGCGCCCCATGTCCCTCAGCGTCCCCGCCTCGTACCCAGAATACACCCTCCGAGGGCTCCGGCCCAACTGTACCTACTCTGTGTGCGCCAGCCCCCTGGCAGAGAGGGTGAACGGGGGTGGAGGCGGTGGAGGTAGCCCTACCGAGGGAGGGTCTTGTATGGAGGCTCGTACCGAGGGAGGTCCCCAAGCTTCGTCCTTGGAGCCCCAGGTGGATGATCAGAGCCAGCTCACCTACACCCTCATCCCAGCCTTGGCTGCTCTCGCCCTGGTCACGGGGGTGGCGGTGGTGGCCATCCTGGTTCTTTTCCTCCGGAGGAGACGGGCTCACTTGGCACTGGAAGGGGGTGAGATGGGATCAATGGAACTGGAGGGCCTTAAAGGTTGTCTGGAGAACGGCATGGGGAACGGGGGCACCCTTCCCCACAAGGGAGCGGATATCTCCCCCTGTCACACCTCCACCCCGACCCAGCCACAAAATGGCGGATCGTCACATCCCCTTCCACAAAATGGTGGTTTAGAATATGAGGCCCCCCTCATGAAGGGACAGGGGCACTGTCCATCGAATAATAATGTGGCATCCTTGAAGCCATCGTATTTCTAG